The following nucleotide sequence is from Rubrobacter naiadicus.
CTGCTCACCTCCATCCACTACGGGATGAACCTCCTCCTCGTGCCGCGCTTCCAGGTCGACGAGATGATGCAGCTCATAAAGCGCGAGAGGCCCGCCATGCTCGGCGGGGTCGCCACGATCTTCACCGCCATGCACAACTACCCGCAGATGGAGAGGTACGGGCTCGGCGAGGTGCTCCTGTACATCTCCGGCGGGGCCAGCGTGCCCGCCGAACTGCTACGCTCCTTCCAGCGCAGGACCGGCCGGCCCATCTGGGAAGGCTACGGCCTCTCCGAGGCCGGAACGGTCACCATCAACACCTACCTCAGGGGACCGGTTCCCGGCAGCGTCGGCGTTCCCATGCCGACCCTCGACGTGAAGGTCGTCGACCCCGAGACGGGGGAGCGGGAGATGCCCCCGGGCGAGCCCGGCGAGCTCCTCATCAAAGGACCCCAGGTCATGAAGGGCTACTGGAACATGCCCGAGGAGACCTCTCTCACGCTGCGGGACGGCTGGTTCCATACCGGGGACATCGCCCGGATGGACGAGGAGGGCTACCTGTACATCGTCGACCGCAAGAAGGACATGATCAACGTCAGCGGTTACAAGGTCTACCCGCGGGAGGTCGAAGAGGTGCTCTACGCCCACCCGGAGGTGGTGGAGGCGGTCGCGGTGGGGAGCCCCGACCCCTACAGGGGGGAGGTGGTAAAGGCCTTCGTGGTCAGGAAGGAAGGGAGCGCCCTCACGGAGGAGGATCTCGTGGAGTACTGCAGGGGCGAGCTCGCCCCCTACAAGGTACCCAGGGCGGTGGAGTTTCGGGAGGAGCTGCCCAAGAGCGCGGTGGGCAAGCTCTTGAGGAGGGTGCTCGCCCGGGAGGAGCGCGCCCGCGGGGCGGAGTAGAGAGCGTGGGAGGAGGGAGGGGTTTTGGATCACGTGAGGGTAGAGCGCGAGGGGGCCGTCGCGGTGGTCACCGTGGACCGGCCGGAGAAGCTCAACGCGCTGAACGCCCGGGTGCAGGAGGAGATCGCCGAGGTCTTCGCGGAGGTGCTCCCCGGCGAGGTACGGGCCGCCGTGATCACCGGGGCCGGTGAGCGGGCGTTCGTCGCCGGGGCCGACGTCGAGGGGATGCAGGAGCTGGACGCCATCGGGATCCGGGAGTTCGGCCGCCTCGGGACCCGGATGATGGAGGCCGTGCAGGGGGCTCCCTTCCCCGTTATCGCCGCCATAAACGGCTACGCCCTCGGCGGGGGGCTGGAGCTCGCGCTCGCCTGCGACGTGCGCATCGCCGCCGCGAACGCCCGGCTCGGCTTCCCGGAGGTCACGCTGGGGATCATGCCCGGCGCCGGCGGCACCCAGCGCCTGCCCCGGATCGTCGGCAGCGGCGTGGCCCGGGAGCTCATCTTCACCGGCCGCATGGTCTCCGCGCAGGAGGTAAAAGAGATCGGGCTCGTCAACCGGGTGGTGGGGGAGGGAGAGGCGCTGGAGGCCGCCAGGGAGATGGCGCGCCGGATGGCGGAGAACGCCCCGCTGGCCCTGAAGGGCGCCAAGATCGCGCTGAACACCGCCGAGGAGCTGGGGCTGGCGAGCGGGATAGAGCGCGAGGGGGATCTCTTCGCCCTGCTCTTCACCACCGAGGACGCGAGGGAGGGCATGGCGGCCTTCGCCGAGCGGCGCAAGCCGGAGTTCAAGGGACGTTAAGGGAGGATTCTGTGGAGATAAGCGGGAAGACCTTCGTCGTCACCGGGGGAGGCTCGGGGCTCGGTGCCGCGACCGTCCGCATGCTCGCGGGTGAGGGGGCGAAGGTGCTCATCGCCGACGTAGACCGGGAGCGCGCCGAAACCCTCGCCGGGGAGCTCGGAAGTAGCGTGCGCTTCGCGCGGGCCGATGTGGCGGATGAGGGAAGCATGCGGGCGGCGCTGGAGGAGGCGAGGTCGGCCTTCGGCGGGCCGCACGGGCTCGTCAACTGCGCCGGGATAGGAACCGCCGCGAGGGTGGTGGGGAAGAAGGGGGTTCATCCTCTGGAGCTCTTCGAGCGGACGATCCGGGTCAACCTCGTGGGCACCTTCAACGCCACAAGGCTCGCGGCGGCGCTGATGATGGAGAACGAGCCCTCCGACGGAGACGGCGAACGCGGGGTCATCGTCAACACCGCCTCGGTCGCGGCGTTCGACGGCCAGATCGGGCAGGCCGCCTACTCGGCCTCCAAGGGAGGGGTCGTCGCCATGACGCTGCCGGTAGCCCGCGAGCTGGCCTCCAGCGGGATCAGGGTCGCCACCATCGCCCCGGGGATCTTCGAGACGCCCATGCTCGGGGAGCTCTCCGAGGAGGTCAGGAGGTCTCTCGGGGAGCAGATACCCTTCCCCCGGCGGCTGGGGCGACCCGGGGAGTACGCCTCGCTCGTGAGGCACATCGTGGAGAACCGGATGATCAACGGGGAGGTCATCCGGCTCGACGGCGCCATCAGGATGGCGCCCAGGTAGTTCTTCTTTGTGCGGGGAAAGGAGGAGTCGAGGTGGAGCAAAACGTGGATCGTGTCGAGGGAGAGGAGCGAAGCGAGCGCACGCCGCTGGGGCGGGTGATTGCTTCCAGCGTCGTTGGGAACGTCATCGAACAGTTCGACTTCGCCATCTACGGTTCCATGGCGGCGCTGGTCTTCGGGCCGCTCTTCTTCCCGGAGTTCAGCCCGCTGGCCGGGACGCTGGCTGCCCTGGCGACCTTCGCGGTGGGCTTCGTCGCCCGGCCGCTCGGGAGCATCTTCTTCGGCCACTACGGGGACAGGATCGGTCGCAAGAGTATGCTCGTTTTGTGCCTCCTGATCGCGGGTTCCGCCACCTTCCTGATGGGGGTGTTGCCGACCTACGCGGCCATCGGGATCTGGGCGCCCGTCCTGCTGGTGACGGTGCGCTTCGTGCAGGGCTTCTCCTTCGGCGGGGAGTACGCCGGCGCGGTGCTGATGGTCGCCGAGTACGCTCCCCCCGAGAGGCGGGGCTTCTTCTCCGGCTTCGTTCCGGCGGGTTCGCCGGTCGGGTTGATGCTCGCCAACGGCACCGTCCTTCTGGTCGCCCTGATGCCGCGGGAGGAGTTCCTCGCCTGGGGCTGGCGGCTGCCGTTCCTCTTCTCCATCGTGCTCGTGGCCATC
It contains:
- a CDS encoding 3-hydroxyacyl-CoA dehydrogenase, translated to MEISGKTFVVTGGGSGLGAATVRMLAGEGAKVLIADVDRERAETLAGELGSSVRFARADVADEGSMRAALEEARSAFGGPHGLVNCAGIGTAARVVGKKGVHPLELFERTIRVNLVGTFNATRLAAALMMENEPSDGDGERGVIVNTASVAAFDGQIGQAAYSASKGGVVAMTLPVARELASSGIRVATIAPGIFETPMLGELSEEVRRSLGEQIPFPRRLGRPGEYASLVRHIVENRMINGEVIRLDGAIRMAPR
- a CDS encoding long-chain-fatty-acid--CoA ligase, yielding METRRPWLGVYGGRISYGTIEASLTRFLEEAVARHRDRPVMTFGGRRVTYGELLEQSERFAAALAGIGVGKGDRVALMLPNSFEYVISFFAAARLGAVVVQLNPLYAGRELEHILSDSGAKAIVVHEGGYPRLCEVREGLPLERTIVAGESGELEGSDLSFGDLLRSGAGSVPEAPVDPDEDVAVLQYTGGTTGISKGAMLTHRSLLVNIEANISLAMEEPRALDGGKTVAVAPFFHVFGNVVILLTSIHYGMNLLLVPRFQVDEMMQLIKRERPAMLGGVATIFTAMHNYPQMERYGLGEVLLYISGGASVPAELLRSFQRRTGRPIWEGYGLSEAGTVTINTYLRGPVPGSVGVPMPTLDVKVVDPETGEREMPPGEPGELLIKGPQVMKGYWNMPEETSLTLRDGWFHTGDIARMDEEGYLYIVDRKKDMINVSGYKVYPREVEEVLYAHPEVVEAVAVGSPDPYRGEVVKAFVVRKEGSALTEEDLVEYCRGELAPYKVPRAVEFREELPKSAVGKLLRRVLAREERARGAE
- a CDS encoding enoyl-CoA hydratase/isomerase family protein; the protein is MRVEREGAVAVVTVDRPEKLNALNARVQEEIAEVFAEVLPGEVRAAVITGAGERAFVAGADVEGMQELDAIGIREFGRLGTRMMEAVQGAPFPVIAAINGYALGGGLELALACDVRIAAANARLGFPEVTLGIMPGAGGTQRLPRIVGSGVARELIFTGRMVSAQEVKEIGLVNRVVGEGEALEAAREMARRMAENAPLALKGAKIALNTAEELGLASGIEREGDLFALLFTTEDAREGMAAFAERRKPEFKGR